A genomic window from Fusarium falciforme chromosome 2, complete sequence includes:
- a CDS encoding SH3 domain-containing protein — MGINNPLPSSLASECKKCGKILTSFINPRQAFGPDKVIPPSILANAQGLAILTVLKAGFIGSGRFGSGLVVARLPDGSWSAPSAIATGGAGVGGQIGFELTDFVFILNDAEAVKTFAQAGSLTLGGNVSLAAGPVGRNAEAAGAASLRSFSGIFSYSKTKGLFAGVSLEGSAIIERRDANEKMYGTRYTAQQLLTGSVRPPPQAAPLMNILNSRVFSGMRVGATGDAMYNDVPVYDNQHDDVVWNGQRGSAYGEGQHNRAGSHDDSFGRPSRSNTWQDDVYDRPSGFGAPSRSNTFAARGGANDDYVYRDSPIGAEKKTGPGRPAAPKPNFAAKQAMLKKNEAVAVYNFDADQPGDLGFKKGDVITILKRTESDNDWWTGQIGTRTGIFPSNYVKMKE, encoded by the exons GTGCGGCAAGATCCTCACCTCCTTCATCAACCCTCGCCAGGCCTTTGGTCCCGACAAGGTCATTCCTCCTTCGATCCTCGCCAACGCCCAGggcctcgccatcctcaccgTCCTCAAGGCCGGCTTCATCGGCTCCGGTCGCTTCGGTAGcggcctcgtcgtcgctcggCTTCCCGATGGCTCCTGGAGCGCTCCTAGTGCCATCGCGACCGGTGGTGCCGGTGTCGGCGGCCAGATCGGCTTCGAGTTGACTGATTttgtcttcatcctcaacgacgccgaggctgtcaagacGTTTGCCCAGGCTGGATCCCTGACTCTGGGTGGTAATGTCTCTCTGGCCGCCGGACCTGTCGGTCGCAACGCCGAGGCTGCCGGTGCCGCGTCCCTGAGGAGCTTCTCCGGTATCTTCAGTTACTCCAAAACCAAGGGTCTCTTCGCCGGCGTCTCCCTCGAGGGATCCGCCATCATCGAGCGCCGCGATGCCAACGAAAAGATGTACGGCACCCGCTACACGGCCCAGCAACTGCTCACTGGCTCTGTGCGACCGCCGCCCCAAGCTGCGCCCCTCATGAACATCCTCAACTCGCGCGTCTTCAGCGGTATGCGGGTCGGCGCTACCGGCGACGCCATGTACAACGACGTGCCCGTATACGACAACCAGCACGACGACGTGGTGTGGAACGGCCAACGGGGATCGGCATACGGCGAGGGACAGCACAATCGCGCCGGCTCGCATGACGACAGCTTTGGAAGGCCGAGTCGCTCCAACACGTGGCAGGACGATGTATATGACCGACCTAGTGGTTTCGGCGCTCCTTCGCGATCAAACACCTTTGCCGCGCGCGGCGGAGCCAACGACGACTACGTCTACAGAGACAGCCCCATCGGCgcagagaagaagactgGCCCTGGACGGCCTGCAGCTCCCAAGCCCAACTTTGCCGCCAAGCAAGCGATGCTCAAGAAGAATGAGGCTGTCGCCGTGTACAACTTTGACGCGGACCAGCCTGGTGACCTAGGCTTTAAGAAGGGCGATGTCATTACGATTCTGAAGCGAACCGAGAGCGATAACGACTGGTG GACTGGCCAGATTGGCACGAGAACGGGCATCTTCCCGAGCAACTAcgtcaagatgaaggagTAA